The Saccharothrix variisporea genome has a segment encoding these proteins:
- the macS gene encoding MacS family sensor histidine kinase — translation MHTEPGRTGPSVTGDPVAHLWRGTVALRIVTFLFAVGNAVVHHNTYERPWLAWTVIAVMAAWTVFTSVAYSREGGRRPWLVSADLGLACALMSLSPLIMTDFQFLSNVPLITTIWASGPPVAAGALGGSVAGALGGLVVGLFTYLSRGVLSVDLVRDVVLLSGAGLVVGMASTTARKSAVRLEQALRTEAATAERERLARSIHDGVLQVLARVRKRGLELGGEAAELAELAGEQEIALRSLVAAAPTESTVDGDADLRPGLQLLATPRVQVSTPATQVMLPAATASELTAVVREALSNVDKHAPGAKAWVLLEDLGDEVVLSVRDDGPGIPEGRLASAEAEGRLGVAKSIRGRVEALRGTLELQTGPGEGTEWEVRVYR, via the coding sequence GTGCACACAGAGCCGGGCCGAACGGGTCCATCGGTGACCGGGGACCCGGTCGCGCACCTCTGGCGGGGAACCGTCGCACTACGGATCGTGACGTTCCTGTTCGCTGTGGGCAACGCCGTGGTCCACCACAACACCTACGAGCGGCCGTGGCTGGCCTGGACCGTGATCGCCGTGATGGCCGCCTGGACGGTGTTCACCAGCGTCGCCTACAGCCGCGAGGGCGGCCGGCGGCCGTGGCTGGTGTCCGCCGACCTGGGGCTGGCGTGCGCGTTGATGTCCCTGTCGCCGCTGATCATGACCGATTTCCAGTTCCTGTCGAACGTCCCGCTGATCACCACCATCTGGGCGTCCGGGCCGCCGGTCGCGGCGGGCGCGCTGGGCGGTTCGGTCGCGGGGGCGCTGGGTGGCCTGGTCGTCGGCCTGTTCACCTACCTGAGCCGGGGCGTGCTGAGCGTGGACCTGGTGCGGGACGTCGTGCTGCTGTCCGGCGCGGGGCTGGTCGTCGGCATGGCGTCCACGACCGCGCGCAAGTCGGCCGTCCGCCTGGAGCAGGCGTTGCGCACCGAGGCGGCCACCGCGGAACGCGAGCGTCTCGCACGGTCCATTCACGACGGTGTCCTGCAGGTGCTGGCACGGGTGCGCAAACGCGGCCTGGAACTGGGCGGCGAGGCGGCGGAACTGGCCGAGCTGGCCGGCGAGCAGGAGATCGCGCTGCGGTCCCTGGTGGCCGCCGCCCCCACCGAGTCCACTGTGGATGGCGACGCGGACCTGCGGCCGGGGCTGCAGCTGCTGGCGACGCCGCGCGTGCAGGTGTCCACTCCGGCCACCCAGGTCATGCTGCCCGCCGCGACGGCGTCCGAGCTGACCGCCGTGGTGCGCGAGGCGCTGTCCAACGTGGACAAGCACGCGCCCGGCGCGAAGGCGTGGGTGCTGCTGGAGGACCTGGGCGACGAGGTGGTGCTCAGCGTCCGCGACGACGGTCCCGGCATCCCCGAGGGGCGGCTGGCGTCGGCCGAGGCGGAGGGCCGGCTGGGGGTCGCCAAGTCCATCCGCGGCCGGGTCGAGGCGCTGCGTGGGACGCTGGAGCTGCAGACCGGCCCGGGGGAGGGCACTGAGTGGGAGGTGCGGGTCTACCGATGA
- a CDS encoding SDR family oxidoreductase, translating into MRCLVTGATGYLGGRLVPRLLDQGHEVRCLVRDPGKVRDVPWVDRVEVVRGDVLRDLGEAVEGVDVLYYLVHSLHDPDFTDADRRAAENTARAAEAAGVRRIVYLGGLHPPHPDLSPHLASRTEVGEVFLRSGVPAVVLQAAVVIGSGSASFEMLRYLTERLPVMVTPRWVHNRVQPIAVRDVLRYLVACADLPEGINRTFDIGGPDVLTYLDMMLRYARVAGLRRRRVLPVPFLTPKLSAHWVNLVTPVPRSIAAPLIESLVHEVVCREHDVEALIPGPTTGYDQAVRLALNRIRDGEVETRWSGAATPGAPSDPLPSDPDWSGGSSYVDVREQRTKASPERLWAVVEGIGGEHGWYSFPLAWAVRGWLDRLVGGVGLRRGRRDPERVHVGEALDWWRVEEVERGRLLRLRAEMRVPGLAWLELRVAAADGGGSTYRQRAVFVPRGLAGHLYWWLVWPFHGLVFGGMAHNITSEAELTSEFRKS; encoded by the coding sequence ATGCGTTGTCTGGTCACCGGTGCGACCGGGTACCTCGGTGGGCGGCTCGTGCCGCGGTTGCTCGACCAGGGGCACGAGGTCCGGTGCCTCGTGCGGGACCCCGGCAAGGTGCGGGACGTGCCGTGGGTGGATCGGGTCGAGGTGGTGCGCGGGGACGTGCTGCGGGACCTCGGGGAGGCCGTCGAGGGTGTCGACGTCCTCTACTACCTGGTCCACTCGCTGCACGACCCGGACTTCACCGACGCCGACCGCCGGGCCGCCGAGAACACCGCGCGGGCCGCGGAGGCCGCGGGGGTGCGGCGGATCGTCTACCTCGGTGGGCTGCACCCGCCGCACCCCGACCTCTCGCCGCACCTGGCCTCCCGCACCGAGGTGGGTGAGGTGTTCCTGCGGTCGGGGGTGCCCGCCGTGGTGCTCCAGGCCGCCGTCGTGATCGGGTCCGGGTCGGCGAGCTTCGAGATGTTGCGCTACCTCACCGAGCGCCTGCCGGTGATGGTGACGCCCCGCTGGGTGCACAACCGCGTGCAGCCGATCGCCGTGCGGGACGTCCTGCGCTACCTGGTCGCGTGCGCCGACCTGCCCGAGGGCATCAACCGGACGTTCGACATCGGCGGCCCGGACGTCCTCACCTACCTGGACATGATGCTGCGGTACGCGCGGGTCGCCGGATTGCGCCGGCGGCGGGTGCTGCCGGTGCCGTTCCTGACCCCGAAGCTGTCCGCCCACTGGGTGAACCTGGTGACGCCCGTCCCGCGCTCGATCGCCGCACCGCTGATCGAGTCGCTGGTGCACGAGGTCGTGTGCCGGGAGCACGACGTCGAGGCGCTCATCCCCGGCCCGACCACCGGGTACGACCAGGCCGTGCGGCTCGCGCTCAACCGCATCCGGGACGGCGAGGTGGAGACCCGCTGGTCCGGCGCGGCCACCCCGGGTGCACCTTCGGACCCGCTGCCCAGCGACCCGGACTGGTCGGGCGGCTCCTCCTACGTGGACGTCCGCGAGCAGCGCACGAAAGCCTCCCCGGAACGGCTCTGGGCGGTGGTGGAGGGCATCGGCGGCGAGCACGGCTGGTACTCGTTCCCGCTGGCCTGGGCCGTGCGCGGGTGGCTGGACCGGCTGGTCGGCGGGGTCGGGTTGCGGCGCGGCCGGCGGGACCCGGAGCGGGTGCACGTGGGTGAGGCGCTGGACTGGTGGCGGGTCGAGGAGGTCGAACGGGGGCGGCTGCTGCGGTTGCGGGCGGAGATGCGGGTGCCGGGGCTGGCGTGGCTGGAGCTCCGGGTGGCGGCGGCGGACGGGGGCGGGTCCACTTACCGCCAGCGCGCGGTGTTCGTGCCGCGCGGCCTCGCCGGGCACCTCTACTGGTGGCTGGTGTGGCCGTTCCACGGGCTGGTGTTCGGCGGCATGGCGCACAACATCACCAGTGAAGCGGAGCTTACAAGCGAGTTCAGAAAGTCCTGA
- a CDS encoding response regulator, whose protein sequence is MSVSVMVVDDHPIWRDGVARDLAERGFDVVATAGDAASAVRIARAVRPDVVLMDLNLGESTGVEATTVITGSLTGTRVLVLSASGEHDDVLEAVKAGASGYLVKSASAEELVEAVNRTAAGDAVFTAGLAGLVLGEYRRMAATPDEDKPQLTDRETEVLRLVAKGLTARQIANRLVISHRTVENHVQSTLRKLQLHNRVELARYAIEHGLDVEPEGT, encoded by the coding sequence ATGAGCGTGTCCGTGATGGTGGTCGACGACCACCCGATCTGGCGGGACGGGGTCGCGCGCGACCTCGCCGAACGCGGGTTCGACGTGGTCGCCACCGCGGGCGACGCGGCCTCGGCGGTGCGCATCGCGCGCGCCGTGCGGCCCGACGTGGTGCTGATGGACCTCAACCTGGGCGAGTCGACCGGGGTCGAGGCGACGACGGTGATCACCGGGTCGCTGACCGGGACCAGGGTGCTGGTGCTGTCGGCCAGCGGCGAGCACGACGACGTGCTGGAGGCGGTGAAGGCCGGTGCGTCGGGCTACCTGGTGAAGTCGGCGTCCGCGGAGGAGCTGGTGGAGGCGGTCAACCGCACCGCCGCCGGCGACGCCGTGTTCACCGCCGGCCTGGCGGGCCTGGTGCTGGGCGAGTACCGCCGCATGGCCGCGACCCCGGACGAGGACAAACCGCAGCTCACCGACCGCGAGACCGAGGTGCTGAGGCTGGTGGCGAAGGGCCTGACCGCCCGCCAGATCGCCAACCGCCTGGTCATCTCGCACCGCACCGTGGAGAACCACGTGCAGTCGACGCTGCGCAAGCTGCAGCTGCACAACCGGGTCGAGCTGGCCCGGTACGCCATAGAGCACGGCCTGGACGTCGAGCCGGAGGGGACATGA
- a CDS encoding AI-2E family transporter, with product MKGSDSETRVPRLLRVSAALSWRFVAVVAALYVIGVVVGYLTTIVIPAGVALLLAALLSPAVAQLTRVGVPKGLATGLVLVGGIAVVGGVLTFVITEFSKGLPDLQKQVGASLDTIREWLRDGPAHLTDAQLQQYLDRVVQTIKENQAEITSGALTTAATVGELLTGLILALFTLIFFLHDGDGIWRFLIRAVPADVRDRADVAGRRGFASLVSYVRATALVAVVDALGVGIGLWIVGVPLVVPLSALVFLGAFIPIVGAVITGAVAVLVALVANGWVAALIVLAILIGVMQLESHVLQPLLLGRAVKLHPLAVVLAITAGLVVGGISGALLSVPLLAVLNSGIRSLLSESDKAVEPEQVDVHEPQETGPVDTGGERVEDLEG from the coding sequence GTGAAGGGGAGCGATTCGGAAACCAGGGTTCCGCGCCTGCTGCGGGTCAGCGCCGCGCTGAGTTGGCGGTTCGTGGCGGTCGTCGCCGCGCTCTACGTCATCGGCGTCGTCGTCGGGTACCTGACGACCATCGTCATCCCGGCCGGGGTGGCGCTGCTGCTCGCGGCGCTGCTGTCGCCGGCGGTGGCGCAGCTGACCCGGGTCGGCGTGCCCAAGGGCCTCGCGACCGGGTTGGTGCTGGTCGGCGGCATCGCCGTGGTCGGCGGGGTGCTCACCTTCGTCATCACCGAGTTCTCCAAGGGTCTGCCGGACCTGCAGAAGCAGGTCGGGGCGAGCCTCGACACGATCCGCGAGTGGCTGCGCGACGGCCCCGCGCACCTGACCGACGCCCAGCTCCAGCAGTACCTGGACCGGGTCGTGCAGACGATCAAGGAGAACCAGGCCGAGATCACCTCGGGCGCGCTGACCACCGCCGCGACCGTCGGCGAGCTGCTGACCGGCCTGATCCTCGCGCTGTTCACGCTGATCTTCTTCCTGCACGACGGCGACGGGATCTGGCGGTTCCTGATCCGGGCCGTCCCGGCGGACGTCCGGGACCGCGCGGACGTGGCGGGACGGCGCGGGTTCGCCTCCCTCGTGTCCTACGTGCGGGCGACGGCGCTGGTGGCCGTGGTGGACGCGCTCGGCGTCGGCATCGGCCTGTGGATCGTGGGCGTCCCGCTGGTGGTGCCGCTGTCCGCGCTGGTCTTCCTGGGTGCGTTCATCCCGATCGTCGGCGCGGTGATCACCGGCGCGGTGGCCGTCCTGGTGGCGCTGGTGGCCAACGGGTGGGTGGCGGCGCTGATCGTGCTGGCCATCCTGATCGGCGTGATGCAGCTGGAGTCGCACGTGCTGCAGCCGCTGCTGCTGGGCCGCGCGGTGAAGCTGCACCCGCTGGCCGTGGTCCTCGCGATCACGGCGGGCCTGGTCGTCGGCGGGATCTCCGGCGCGCTGCTGTCCGTGCCGCTGCTGGCGGTGCTGAACTCGGGCATCCGGTCGCTGCTGTCGGAGTCGGACAAGGCGGTCGAGCCCGAGCAGGTGGACGTCCACGAACCGCAGGAGACCGGGCCGGTGGACACCGGCGGCGAACGCGTCGAAGACCTGGAGGGCTAG
- a CDS encoding CHAP domain-containing protein: MRFTLLTTTTARLVVGLAAAAGIALTGLSAHAAPVEVDLVAAATKPADDESRKKIVDIAQDELNNPKRNHERGGYNCNAYSPNGKCQAWCADFTKWVWDKAGVKTEGATSMANSFRNYGVKYGTWKNGPSAKKVKPGDAVTYRLNDGDTGNDHVGIVTKVDKKTGRITVVSGNSGKGTNQVSKITIDPKKSQVTGYASPVEKKQPKKKDEPKKKAGDTKKDDAKKDAKKEPKKAKTDQPSPVTIVDGDQLQHTYGVIG; encoded by the coding sequence TTGCGATTCACCCTGCTCACTACAACCACCGCACGCCTGGTCGTCGGCCTCGCGGCAGCCGCCGGCATCGCCCTGACCGGCCTGTCCGCGCACGCCGCCCCGGTCGAGGTGGACCTGGTCGCCGCCGCGACCAAGCCGGCGGACGACGAGTCGCGCAAGAAGATCGTGGACATCGCGCAGGACGAGCTGAACAACCCCAAGCGCAACCACGAGCGCGGTGGCTACAACTGCAACGCCTACAGCCCGAACGGCAAGTGCCAGGCGTGGTGCGCCGACTTCACCAAGTGGGTCTGGGACAAGGCCGGCGTGAAGACCGAGGGCGCGACCTCGATGGCCAACAGCTTCCGCAACTACGGCGTGAAGTACGGGACGTGGAAGAACGGCCCGAGCGCCAAGAAGGTGAAGCCCGGTGACGCCGTCACCTACCGCCTGAACGACGGCGACACCGGCAACGACCACGTCGGCATCGTCACCAAGGTCGACAAGAAGACCGGCCGCATCACCGTCGTCTCCGGCAACAGCGGCAAGGGCACCAACCAGGTCTCCAAGATCACCATCGACCCGAAGAAGTCGCAGGTCACCGGTTACGCCTCGCCCGTCGAGAAGAAGCAGCCGAAGAAGAAGGACGAGCCCAAGAAGAAGGCGGGCGACACCAAGAAGGACGACGCGAAGAAGGACGCGAAGAAAGAACCGAAGAAGGCCAAGACCGACCAGCCGTCCCCGGTGACCATCGTCGACGGCGACCAGTTGCAGCACACCTACGGCGTGATCGGCTGA
- a CDS encoding GGDEF domain-containing protein has product MRDWPLWTLRRSALAYWLAVDAVALAVVVYVIASSPTPDPDAIARFGAIAGTAGAVIIGSSIYSHRIGESERNPWAAHLTYLTAGLIALPCNLLVLLLFGPALHGVLAQRPESHRWVFTLSATAISVFATRALLGWMTPNRELVVMVFGAAVLLVLRAGIIALGLKLRSPRASAEEVVGEPIDAVLGIVAVSIGGLMGFVATATPVHALMAAAPMALLERAAQLPHWRRSAQRDAKTGLANAVHWDGKARYELSKARARNRPMAVMLLDLDHFKRVNDEVGHLAGDAALSAVALLLSGTVRRGDLVGRFGGEEFVVLLPDAEPAIARSVAQRVRLAVAGLAVTTVGTDGREHLLTGLTVSIGVATTQRYGYELPDLLVAADAALLAAKGYGRNLVEMA; this is encoded by the coding sequence GTGCGCGACTGGCCACTGTGGACGCTGCGGCGCTCCGCCCTGGCCTACTGGCTGGCCGTCGACGCGGTCGCGCTCGCGGTGGTCGTGTACGTGATCGCTTCCTCGCCGACCCCGGATCCCGACGCCATCGCCCGCTTCGGCGCGATCGCCGGCACCGCGGGCGCGGTCATCATCGGCAGTTCGATCTACAGCCACCGCATCGGCGAGTCCGAGCGCAACCCGTGGGCCGCCCACCTCACCTACCTGACCGCCGGCCTGATCGCGCTGCCGTGCAACCTGCTGGTCCTGCTGCTGTTCGGGCCCGCGCTGCACGGGGTGCTGGCCCAGCGCCCCGAGTCGCACCGCTGGGTGTTCACGCTGTCCGCGACCGCCATCTCGGTGTTCGCCACCCGCGCGCTGCTGGGGTGGATGACCCCGAACCGCGAGCTGGTGGTGATGGTGTTCGGCGCGGCCGTCCTGCTGGTCCTGCGGGCGGGGATCATCGCGCTCGGGCTCAAGCTGCGCAGCCCGCGCGCGTCCGCCGAGGAGGTCGTCGGCGAACCGATCGACGCCGTGCTGGGGATCGTGGCGGTGAGCATCGGCGGGCTGATGGGGTTCGTCGCGACCGCCACCCCCGTGCACGCGCTGATGGCGGCGGCCCCGATGGCGTTGCTGGAACGCGCGGCCCAGCTGCCGCACTGGCGGCGGTCGGCCCAGCGGGACGCCAAGACCGGCCTGGCCAACGCCGTGCACTGGGACGGCAAGGCGCGCTACGAGCTGTCCAAGGCCCGCGCCCGCAACCGGCCGATGGCCGTGATGCTGCTCGACCTGGACCACTTCAAACGGGTCAACGACGAGGTCGGCCACCTGGCCGGGGACGCGGCGCTGTCCGCGGTGGCCCTGTTGCTGTCCGGGACCGTCCGGCGCGGTGACCTGGTCGGACGCTTCGGCGGCGAGGAGTTCGTGGTGCTGCTGCCCGACGCCGAACCGGCGATCGCCCGGTCCGTGGCGCAGCGCGTGCGGCTGGCGGTGGCGGGCCTGGCGGTGACCACGGTCGGCACGGACGGCCGCGAGCACCTGCTGACCGGGCTGACCGTGAGCATCGGCGTGGCCACCACCCAGCGCTACGGCTACGAGCTGCCGGACCTGCTGGTGGCCGCCGACGCCGCCCTGCTGGCCGCGAAGGGGTACGGCCGCAACCTGGTGGAGATGGCCTAG
- the tdh gene encoding L-threonine 3-dehydrogenase, with the protein MKALVKATAGPGLSLVDVPDPTPGSNDVVVRVLRTGICGTDLHIDSWDEWAAHNIQAPLVLGHEFVGEVVETGPAVTGVKVGDVVSGEGHLVCGTCRNCKAGRRHLCAHTRGLGVHSDGAFAQYVVLPEQNAWVHRTPVDLDVAAIFDPFGNAVHTALSFPVIGEDVLITGAGPIGIMAAAVAKHAGARNVVITDVSEHRLDIARKVGVDLALDVTRRSIADAQAALGMTEGFDVGMEMSGKPVALQDMIGNMAHGGRIAMLGLPAEEFPVDWSSVVLKMLHIKGIYGREMFETWYSMSVLLQRGLDLTPVITHRFDYTEHAEAFATAREGKCGKVILDWTGAH; encoded by the coding sequence ATGAAGGCACTGGTCAAGGCGACCGCCGGGCCGGGACTGTCACTGGTCGACGTCCCCGACCCGACGCCCGGCTCGAACGACGTGGTCGTCCGCGTGCTGCGCACCGGCATCTGCGGCACCGACCTGCACATCGACTCCTGGGACGAGTGGGCCGCCCACAACATCCAGGCGCCCCTGGTCCTCGGCCACGAGTTCGTCGGCGAGGTCGTCGAGACCGGACCGGCCGTGACCGGCGTCAAGGTCGGCGACGTGGTCAGCGGCGAGGGTCACCTGGTGTGCGGCACGTGCCGCAACTGCAAGGCCGGCCGCCGCCACCTGTGCGCCCACACCCGCGGCCTCGGCGTGCACAGCGATGGCGCCTTCGCCCAGTACGTGGTGCTGCCCGAGCAGAACGCGTGGGTCCACCGCACCCCCGTCGACCTGGACGTGGCGGCGATCTTCGACCCGTTCGGCAACGCCGTGCACACCGCGCTGTCCTTCCCGGTCATCGGCGAGGACGTGCTGATCACCGGCGCCGGCCCGATCGGGATCATGGCGGCGGCGGTCGCCAAGCACGCGGGCGCGCGCAACGTCGTCATCACCGACGTCAGCGAGCACCGGCTGGACATCGCCCGCAAGGTCGGCGTGGACCTGGCGCTGGACGTGACCCGGCGGTCCATCGCCGACGCCCAGGCCGCACTGGGCATGACCGAGGGCTTCGACGTCGGCATGGAGATGTCCGGCAAGCCCGTCGCCCTCCAGGACATGATCGGCAACATGGCCCACGGCGGCCGGATCGCGATGCTCGGCCTGCCCGCCGAGGAGTTCCCGGTGGACTGGAGCAGCGTCGTGCTGAAGATGCTGCACATCAAGGGCATCTACGGCCGCGAGATGTTCGAGACCTGGTACTCGATGTCCGTGCTGCTCCAGCGCGGCCTCGACCTCACCCCGGTGATCACCCACCGGTTCGACTACACCGAGCACGCCGAGGCCTTCGCCACCGCCCGCGAGGGCAAGTGCGGCAAGGTCATCCTCGACTGGACGGGAGCCCACTGA
- a CDS encoding DUF1707 SHOCT-like domain-containing protein, protein MTDPRQWRVSDAEREHVVGVLQKAIGRGLIDLDEFTERADTALAAKTREQLNTVLMDLPGVVHPDQVRAAATVEPLTLKSTMSNLRRKGSWTVPRTVLVRNRMGTTELDFREASIPHAVVDVELDVLAGSVKLVVPEGATVNTDAVDLAASSLKDKVGGVGGRPHFVLRGHVTAGSVEVKRKKNWLRNA, encoded by the coding sequence ATGACCGATCCGAGGCAGTGGCGGGTGTCCGACGCCGAGAGGGAACACGTGGTGGGCGTCCTGCAGAAGGCGATCGGGCGCGGCCTGATCGACCTGGACGAGTTCACCGAACGGGCCGACACGGCCCTGGCCGCCAAGACCCGCGAGCAGCTCAACACGGTGCTGATGGACCTGCCCGGCGTCGTGCACCCCGACCAGGTCCGGGCGGCGGCGACCGTCGAACCGCTGACCCTCAAGTCGACCATGTCCAACCTCCGCCGCAAGGGCTCGTGGACCGTGCCCCGGACCGTCCTGGTGCGCAACCGGATGGGGACGACCGAGCTGGACTTCCGGGAGGCGTCCATCCCGCACGCCGTGGTGGACGTGGAGCTGGACGTGCTGGCCGGGTCGGTGAAGCTGGTCGTGCCGGAGGGCGCGACGGTGAACACGGACGCGGTGGACCTGGCGGCGTCGTCGCTGAAGGACAAGGTCGGCGGCGTCGGCGGCCGCCCCCACTTCGTGCTGCGCGGCCACGTGACGGCGGGCTCGGTGGAGGTCAAGCGCAAGAAGAACTGGCTGCGCAACGCCTGA